One segment of Massilia sp. Se16.2.3 DNA contains the following:
- a CDS encoding FKBP-type peptidyl-prolyl cis-trans isomerase gives MSTTTTASGLQYEDTVVGEGAEAKAGAYVTVHYTGWLRNDDGTPGAKFDSSKDRNDPFQFPLGAGHVIRGWDEGVQGMKVGGQRRLTIPASLGYGARGAGGAIPPNATLIFDVELLAV, from the coding sequence ATGTCCACTACCACCACCGCTTCCGGCCTGCAGTACGAAGATACCGTCGTCGGCGAAGGCGCCGAGGCGAAAGCCGGTGCCTACGTCACCGTCCACTACACCGGCTGGCTGCGCAACGACGACGGCACCCCGGGCGCCAAGTTCGATTCGAGCAAGGACCGCAACGATCCGTTCCAGTTCCCGCTGGGCGCCGGCCACGTGATCCGCGGCTGGGACGAAGGCGTGCAGGGCATGAAAGTCGGCGGCCAGCGCCGCCTGACCATCCCGGCGAGCCTGGGCTACGGTGCCCGCGGCGCCGGCGGCGCGATCCCGCCGAACGCGACGCTGATCTTCGACGTCGAACTGCTGGCGGTGTAA
- the fdxA gene encoding ferredoxin FdxA, which produces MTHVVTESCIRCRYTDCVDVCPVDCFREGPNFLAIDPDECIDCAVCVAECPVNAIYAEEDVPGDQQQFIKINADLSRAWPSITKTKPALPDADEWKDVKSKLDQLAR; this is translated from the coding sequence ATGACCCACGTTGTCACCGAATCGTGCATCCGCTGTCGCTACACCGACTGCGTCGATGTATGCCCGGTCGATTGTTTCCGGGAAGGCCCGAATTTCCTCGCGATTGACCCCGACGAGTGCATCGACTGCGCCGTGTGCGTGGCCGAATGTCCGGTCAACGCGATCTATGCCGAGGAAGACGTGCCGGGCGACCAGCAGCAATTCATCAAGATCAACGCCGACCTGTCGCGCGCATGGCCATCGATCACCAAGACCAAACCGGCCCTGCCTGACGCGGACGAGTGGAAAGACGTCAAGTCCAAGCTCGACCAACTGGCCCGCTGA
- a CDS encoding protealysin inhibitor emfourin, which yields MKITARCAGGFSGAERSVALDTACHPDGAALEEVLRHLDFFCTTPPRAVGADLPRWEITVEDGERCRSLVLVDDGAPDASAWAALLAHLHGAA from the coding sequence ATGAAAATCACCGCCAGGTGCGCGGGCGGCTTCAGTGGTGCCGAACGCTCGGTCGCCCTCGACACCGCCTGCCACCCCGACGGCGCGGCGCTCGAGGAGGTGCTGCGGCACCTGGATTTCTTCTGCACCACACCGCCGCGCGCAGTAGGCGCCGACCTGCCGCGCTGGGAGATCACGGTCGAGGACGGCGAGCGCTGCCGCTCGCTGGTGCTGGTCGACGACGGCGCGCCGGACGCCAGCGCCTGGGCGGCGCTGCTGGCACACCTCCACGGTGCGGCCTGA
- a CDS encoding acyl-CoA-binding protein — translation MSLQDQFAQAQADSKNLPERPDNMTLLKIYALFKQASSGDVSGERPGFTDMVGRAKYDAWDGLKGTSKEDAMQQYIDLIEELKG, via the coding sequence ATGAGCTTGCAAGACCAGTTCGCCCAGGCCCAGGCCGATTCGAAGAACCTGCCGGAGCGTCCGGACAACATGACCCTGCTGAAGATCTACGCGCTGTTCAAGCAGGCGTCGAGCGGCGACGTCAGCGGCGAGCGTCCTGGCTTCACCGACATGGTCGGCCGTGCCAAGTACGACGCCTGGGATGGCCTGAAAGGCACCTCGAAAGAAGACGCGATGCAGCAGTACATCGATCTGATCGAAGAGCTGAAGGGCTGA
- a CDS encoding polyhydroxyalkanoic acid system family protein, producing MTHVNCTAHWYLAHATGIMADCLEQLCKEGMQMADIQIVQEHKLSPERARAAAQQVADKVAAEFGMECRWDGEDVLRFERSGVEGALTLGEQRAALRIKLGFLMSAFGPAIEAKVADKMKRVFAAA from the coding sequence TTGACCCACGTCAATTGCACAGCGCACTGGTATCTCGCGCATGCAACTGGCATCATGGCGGATTGTCTTGAGCAATTATGTAAGGAAGGAATGCAGATGGCGGACATTCAGATCGTCCAGGAACACAAGCTGAGCCCGGAACGGGCGCGCGCGGCGGCGCAACAGGTGGCCGACAAGGTGGCTGCCGAGTTCGGCATGGAATGCCGTTGGGATGGCGAGGACGTGCTGCGTTTCGAGCGCAGTGGGGTGGAGGGCGCGTTGACCCTGGGCGAACAGCGCGCAGCGCTGCGGATCAAGCTGGGTTTCCTGATGAGCGCCTTCGGTCCGGCGATCGAGGCCAAGGTGGCCGACAAGATGAAGCGGGTGTTTGCCGCGGCGTGA
- a CDS encoding EI24 domain-containing protein, protein MNAVATAWARALRAQFSSRMLLLSLLPLMLSLLLWGGLLYAFGQPLFDWLQGLFAEYGWFTSSDSILSTLGLGMLKVMVVPIMAILLLLPLMIASSLLFMGVVAMPAIEGHVSRRQYPKLERKEGGSFVGSVAINLSSVLVFAALWLCTVPLYAVPPVAVLVQAALWGWVTSRVMSYDALAGHASTLERKALMAAHRWPLLAIGMVSGVLGALPGIAWMGGALLSMVLFPFLAVLSAWLYVLIFLFTGLWFQYYCLDALERLRGSGATAPMPA, encoded by the coding sequence ATGAATGCCGTCGCCACCGCCTGGGCGCGTGCGTTGCGCGCCCAGTTCTCGAGCCGCATGCTGCTGTTGTCGCTGCTGCCGCTGATGCTGTCGCTGCTGCTGTGGGGCGGGCTGCTGTATGCCTTCGGCCAGCCGCTGTTCGACTGGCTGCAGGGCCTGTTCGCCGAGTACGGCTGGTTCACCTCGAGCGACAGCATCCTCTCGACGCTCGGCCTGGGCATGCTGAAGGTGATGGTGGTGCCGATCATGGCGATCTTGCTGCTGCTGCCCCTGATGATCGCCTCGTCGTTGCTGTTCATGGGCGTGGTCGCGATGCCGGCCATCGAAGGCCACGTCAGCCGCCGCCAGTACCCGAAGCTCGAGCGCAAGGAAGGCGGGTCTTTCGTGGGCAGCGTGGCCATCAACCTCTCGAGCGTGCTCGTGTTCGCGGCCCTGTGGCTGTGTACGGTGCCGCTGTATGCGGTGCCGCCGGTGGCGGTGCTGGTGCAGGCCGCGCTGTGGGGCTGGGTGACCTCGCGCGTGATGAGCTACGACGCGCTGGCCGGGCACGCCAGCACGCTTGAACGCAAGGCCCTGATGGCTGCGCACCGCTGGCCGCTGCTGGCGATCGGCATGGTGTCGGGCGTGCTCGGCGCCTTGCCGGGCATCGCCTGGATGGGCGGCGCGCTGCTGTCGATGGTGCTGTTTCCCTTCCTGGCGGTGCTGTCGGCCTGGTTGTACGTGCTGATCTTCCTGTTCACCGGACTATGGTTCCAGTACTACTGTCTGGACGCGCTGGAAAGGCTGCGCGGGTCGGGTGCGACGGCGCCGATGCCGGCTTGA
- a CDS encoding NAD(P)/FAD-dependent oxidoreductase — MTINATHDAGSIAPNSSFAGAIEADAVIIGAGPVGLFQVFELGLLEIKAHVIDSLPAVGGQCVELYPDKPIYDIPAVPVCTGQELTDNLLKQIEPFEPTFHLGQEVTTVQRREDGRFNVETSTGTQFITKTIFIAAGVGSFQARTIKVDGIEKFENSQLFYRVKDPAIFDGKNLVICGGGDSALDWALNFVGKAESVVLVHRREDFRAAPASVAKMKALCDEYEMQLITGQVTGFDEKDGKLSEVKVTGADGVTRRVPLDMLMVFFGLSPKLGPIAEWGLDIERRQLKVVDTEKFETNVPGIFAVGDINTYPGKKKLILSGFHEAALAAFGAAPYIFPDKKIHMQYTTTSPKLHKILGVETPVFD; from the coding sequence ATGACTATCAATGCCACCCACGATGCGGGCAGCATCGCCCCTAACAGCTCGTTCGCCGGCGCCATCGAAGCCGATGCCGTCATCATTGGCGCAGGTCCCGTCGGCCTGTTCCAGGTCTTCGAACTCGGCCTGCTCGAGATCAAGGCCCATGTCATCGACTCGCTGCCGGCCGTGGGCGGCCAGTGCGTCGAACTGTATCCGGACAAGCCGATCTACGACATCCCTGCCGTGCCTGTCTGCACCGGCCAGGAACTGACCGACAACCTGCTCAAGCAGATCGAGCCCTTCGAGCCGACCTTCCACCTGGGCCAGGAAGTGACGACCGTGCAGCGCCGCGAAGACGGCCGCTTCAACGTCGAGACCTCGACCGGCACCCAGTTCATCACCAAGACCATCTTCATCGCCGCCGGCGTCGGTTCCTTCCAGGCGCGCACGATCAAGGTCGACGGCATCGAGAAGTTCGAGAACAGCCAGCTGTTCTACCGCGTCAAGGACCCGGCGATCTTCGACGGCAAGAACCTGGTCATCTGCGGCGGCGGCGACTCCGCCCTGGACTGGGCCCTGAACTTCGTCGGCAAGGCCGAGTCGGTCGTGCTGGTGCACCGCCGCGAAGACTTCCGCGCCGCGCCGGCATCGGTCGCCAAGATGAAGGCCCTGTGCGACGAGTACGAGATGCAGCTGATCACCGGCCAGGTCACGGGCTTCGACGAAAAGGACGGCAAGCTCTCCGAAGTGAAGGTCACCGGCGCCGACGGCGTCACCCGCCGCGTGCCGCTGGACATGCTGATGGTCTTCTTCGGCCTGTCGCCGAAGCTCGGCCCGATCGCCGAATGGGGCCTGGACATCGAGCGCCGCCAGCTGAAAGTGGTCGATACCGAGAAGTTCGAAACGAACGTGCCGGGCATCTTCGCCGTCGGTGACATCAACACCTACCCGGGCAAGAAGAAGCTGATCCTGTCGGGCTTCCACGAAGCGGCCCTGGCCGCCTTCGGCGCCGCCCCCTACATCTTCCCCGACAAGAAGATCCACATGCAGTACACGACGACCTCGCCGAAGCTGCACAAGATCCTCGGCGTCGAGACCCCCGTCTTCGATTAA